CCGTCGGTGGCAACCATGGTGGGTTTCAGGGCAGACAGTGTCAGGATCATGGCCAAATGAATGGCCTGATTGGCCCGCAGATTGCCGTACTTTAAGGTGAGGATTTTACTGTTTTTAATGGTTTGGTGGTCTAATCCTAAAAATTGAAAAACCCCTTGATGAACATCTAATTCAAACGTAAAAATGGCGGTATAAAGATCATCCCGGGTGATTTCTCCCAATCGAAATTTTTTATTCAAAACATAATACAGCTCTAAAGACCCCACCTCCCCAATCACAATGGTGTTGCTTTTATGGCCGATAAGATCGTTTACCTTTGCGGTCCCGATCT
This genomic stretch from Nitrospiria bacterium harbors:
- a CDS encoding type II toxin-antitoxin system VapC family toxin; this translates as MAYFYLDTTALVKRYGPEIGTAKVNDLIGHKSNTIVIGEVGSLELYYVLNKKFRLGEITRDDLYTAIFTFELDVHQGVFQFLGLDHQTIKNSKILTLKYGNLRANQAIHLAMILTLSALKPTMVATDGTLLSICQEEGIKVLDPQKEASG